CTAGTTTGAATTTGTCTTCCGGCATCGAGCAGATGTCTCAACAGTCCCAAACGATCGCAGCCGCCGCCACTCAGATGAATCAGAACCTAAATATGATCACAAGTTCGATCGAGGAAATGTCCGTTTCGGTGGGTGAAGTCGCAAAGAAAGCAGCCGATTCGGCAAAAATCGCGAGAGAAGCGAACAGTACGGCTCTCGAAACGGGCGGAGTCGTAAAAGAGTTAGGCGATAATGCTCGCGAAATCGGCAACGTAATCGAGAGCATTTCAAACATTGCGGCTCAAACCAAATTATTAGCGCTAAATGCCGCAATCGAAGCGGCTGGAGCGGGCGAGGCAGGCAGAGGATTTGCGGTCGTGGCTTCGGAAGTTAAGGAATTAGCTAGGCAATCGGCGGAATCATCGGAAGAAATCAAAAGTAAGATCTCGGCCATTCAAAAAAGCACTGAAAAAGTCACAGAATCGATCGGAAAAATCACTTCCGTCATCGCCGAAGTAAACCAGATCAGCGGTAGCATCGCCTCCGCCGTAGAAGAACAATCCATCACGACCAAGGAGATAGCGGCTAACGTTAGCCAGACATCCGTGACTTCCAACGATGTAACTAAAAACATCAATGGTATTTCTACGGCTTCGTTAGATGGAGCGAAAGAATCGAACAACGTATCGAATCTTGCAAAATCGCTGCAATCCTTAGCCGAAGTTCTAACTACGTTAGTCGCTCAATTTAAAATTTCAAACTCGGCTAATTGAAATAAATGGGCATGACGAAAATGGCGGAACCGATGAATCAAAAAAAGAGAATAACCGTCTTTGCCGTGGATGATTCTCTCATTTATCGGAATTTGCTTCGATCCGCGATCACGAGCGAGCCGGAATTCGAATTTTTAGGGGCCGCCATCGACGGAAAATTCGCCTTGCCTAAGATAAGTTACTTAAAGCCAGATTTCGTAGTAATGGACGTCGAAATGCCGCAAATGAACGGTTTGGATACTCTAGCGGAAATTAAAAAGAATAATCCGGAAACTCGAGTCATTATGTTCAGCTCTCTCACATCCGAGGGAGCAAAAACAACGTTACAAGCATTAGATATGGGTGCGTTGGATTTCGTCGCTAAACCCTCACACACAACGGAAGGGAGCGTCGATATAACCGAAACGCTCGGACTATTATCCGACAAGATCAAAACTATTTACGCGCAAGAGTCACAGCGATTTCAAGACCGTAAAATCGGAAAGCTCCACGGCGAATCGAATTTAAAACTTAAGAAAAAATACAATATTTGCGGGATCGGAATATCAACGGGTGGCCCGGTTGCCTTGCGAGAACTCGTCTCGAAGTTAAAACCGAATTTAAGAGGGATTATTGTAATAGCGCAACATATGCCGCCTCGATTCACGAAATATTTAGCGGAAAATCTTGCCGCAATCGGCGATTTCAAAGTAAAAGAAGTGTCGAACGAAGAAATTTTGGAAGAGGGATCCATCTATATAGCTCCGGGCGGTATGCAATTGGAATTAGTAAGGGATAAACGTGGAGTGGTCGGAAAGGTTTATCCGGGACCGTTAGAGGAATTATGCAAGCCTTCGGTGAATATTCTCTTCAAATCCTTGGCAGAGAATTTCCCGAACGAATCAATGGCGGTGATCATGACAGGAATGGGTGAGGACGGATATCTAGGAATGAAGAAAATGAAAGAAAGCGGAGCTTACCTGATCGCACAAAGCAGAGAAACATGTCTCGTTTTCGGTATGCCGAATAAGCCTGTGAAAGAAGGGATCGTCGACGAAGTATTAAGCATCGATTCGATTGCGGAAAGAATTTCAAGTTTTCTATCCAAGGATTTGGCCTAATGAGTGAAGAAATTTTAAAATTTATGAGCGCATTAAAAAAAGATACGGGGCTTTCCTTAAACGAGGAGAAAATCTATCTGATCGAGAGTAGACTTTCGGGATTGATGGAGGATTATAAAATGTCCTCCTATCAAGAATTAACGGATCGATTTCAAAATCATTCTGATCAAGAATTCCGCGAAAAGGTAATCGATAGAATTACGACGCATGAAACCAAATTCTTTCGCGATGATGGACTCTTCGAGGCGCTTGTCTCCAGAATTATTCCCGAGCTATTAGAGCAGCGCGCCCTATCCAACAGGAATCCATCCGGGCATTACTTGAAAATATGGTGTGCCGCGTGCTCGACAGGACAGGAACCTTACTCGATCGCAATGGAAATTAAAGAAAAGACGCCTGAAATCTTTAAGAAAACCAGAATTTTAGCCACGGATATCGCTTACGATACTCTCTTAAAGGCAAAGAGCGGAATCTATAGCAATTTTGAAATTAGCCGCGGACTCGAACCGAAGTATCTTAATAAATATTTTACTAAAATTTCGGATACAGAATATCAAATCAACGACGAGATAAAATCGATCGTGGAATTTAAATATCAAAATTTAATCTCGGACGATTTCCCGACGGGCTTCGATCTAATTCTATGTAGGAACGTCTCGTACTACTTCGATCATGACGATCGAAAAAAATTATTCAAAAAGATCGAAAAATCGATGAATCCCGATAGCTTTCTTATTCTTGGCTCGGCGGAATCCATCACGGATTACACATCCACGTTCATAGTACGCGAATTCGGAAAATTTCGTTACTACGAATTAAATCCAACAAATGTAACATTCTTTTCGAAAGGAGCTTGAGATGGCTACAGCAAAAATTCTAGCGGTCGACGATTCGGCTACGATGAGGAGTCTCGTGCAACAAACTCTCGGGTTGGGGGGTTACGAAGTTATTCTCGCCGTCAACGGTAGGGAAGGGATGGAGAAACTCGATTTAGAACCGGTGGATCTGGTGATCACCGACATCAATATGCCGGTGATGGACGGAATTTCATTTATCAAGGAAGTCAGAAAAAAGAATCAAACCATTCCGATCCTGACTCTAACCACCGAATCGGAAGAAGATATTAAACGACAAGGCGCCGAGGCGGGCGCAAACGGCTGGATCATTAAACCGTTTCGCCCAGTCCAGTTTTTAGACATTATCAAACAAGTTCTCCATTAATATGAATACCGCCGAAGAAAATAAATCCGAAACGATCGTTCCGTTACAACCGTCGACGAATATCATCCACGCAAGCGGCTTTGAAATTCCAGAAATGTTATACAGTGAGATATCGAAACTCGGTCAGACACGATTGATTTCGACCGTCTTATTCGAAGAAACGATAGAAAAATGCATAAATTTTCAGCCGCAGATAATTTTACTCGATTTGGATCTCATTCGCCCTGATTTGAATTCGAATTTGAAATTATTACGTAGGCTGTGTTCGGACGCGCTCGTTATCCTGATAGTTCCAAACAATCAATCGATAGGAGAGCTGAGTCATGTCGATTGGATCTGGTCCTATATTAAACGCGATAAACTTCAGGAAAATCTAAAGGATCGAATTTCGGAGGCATTGCAATTCATTAAGGAAAACTCCGACCGCATTCAATTAGGAAGCAGAAGGAACGAAAATCTTTCTTCCGAGCTCGAATGGCTGATTTGGAAGGAATCGCTATCCGGTATCACGGAATTGGAGCTAGGCAAGGGAATTCTCACGAGTCTAACTCGAAGCATGTTTCAGGGGCTGGGAATCGGTTCATTAGTCGGTCAACTGGATTTATGCGAATTTTTTATGCAGGAAGACAATGGAGTCGTACGAATCCCTGAAAAATTACTCTCAGTCGTCATTAACACTAAAAATCTATTAAGAGATAGAATCGAAAAAATAGAATATTTTAAGACATATTTGGATCGTTCCATCGAAAAACAGACGATGAATTCCTCGGACCTTAGGGCTTACATAGAGGAAATAATACAAACACTTAACCCGTTACTTGAAATAAAAAATCAATCCATCGTAATTATGAACGAATTCGAATCCGTCGATTTGATCTGTAATCGAGATTTCCTGCATTTTTCCATAACCGAAATTCTTGTGAATGCTATGAAATTTTCTCCGGATAATTCGGAGATCGTGGTCTCCTTTGTCAAAAGCGACGATAACTGTAGCCTTTTGTTCAAGAACGATGTTAGTTCCTTCATCGAAGGGGGTTCCGGAATTCCGGACGAATATTATTACAAAGTATTCGAACCTTTTTTCCGACTCAATAATCTTTACGACGAACGATTCTATTCCAACGAATTAGGAATGGGAATAGGATTGAATGTAGTTAGAAATTTAGCAAAGCAAATCGACTGCAGGACTTACCTATATGAAATTAAAAAAGGGAATACGGAAGATAAAACGCGAAGGGTGGCAATCGAATTAAAGTTCAAATTGGTTTCTTTAAAAAAGGAAAAAAAATCTTTGAGGATTTACGAAGATGGGAAGATCAGAAAAACGCATACACCTTTTTAAGGAAGACATCTACGTAACTAATTTCAAATCGAGCGAATTGTCGGAGAATCAGGGGGAAGACGCCGAAAAATCCCTATATCTAAAGAATTTATTCGAAAAATATTCGAGGATGCTGCAAAAAACCCCCGTCGGCACCGTTTCAATCGATTTCTTTCGGGCCGAGCAGGAGGAGCGATTTCGTTCAGTAGCAGCCGTCGGAAAAACTTTGCTATTACCCGATACGTCTGACAGAAATTCATATTCGCTTAACGATCCCAACTTGCTCAACTATTCATCGACGGTAAATGAAAGTGTATCCGCGGCAATGGATCGCTATTTATCTGCGAGGATTTCTTCCGAGCTGATTATTCCGATCCTCGTTCAAGACGGGGAATCGGGTAGGAAGCCGCTTGCCTATATTCATGTAGTAGCCGCCGAGCAACATTTTACGAAAGAAACAGCAGGCGAACTTGAATCTATTGCGGTTGAAATTTCCCAAAATATAGAGGAATGGAGTCGGGAAAAAATATCGCAAAGATTCATCGTTAGCGACCTTTCACAGAACGGAATCGGATTCGAGATTCCTTCCGCCGTTTCAAAGGATAATTTAAGTCGCTTTAGAAAGTACGCATTTAAACTCACTTTACCCAACCAAAGACCGTTTATTTTGGAGGGAACTTTGAGGTGGTGGGCAAAATCGGAAAACGGAAATATGAACGTCGGATTGAAACTCGAGCGGAAGGATCGGGATGAAATAGAAAAACATAGATTCGATATCTCGATAAAGCACCTTGAAAAATTGCTCGATAAATCGGACTCCCATTTGACGGAGTCAGGAGCCCGATCTCGCACCTCAGATAAGATGAATTCTTCCAGTTCTCTCTTATACATCGATCCGGATCCCTATTTCTCAAAGCGAGCAAATGAACTATTTAAGAACGAAGAATTAATGATCATTTTCGCCGATTCTTTAACGGAGGGATTGGTACAATGTGCAAAATGGTCTCCCGCAGTAGTCGTGACGGAGATCGAATCCGATAAGATTCACGTCATAGATTATCTGAAAGCTTTGCGAAAGATTTCTCCCGGAAGCCTGATTATAACGTATTCGAAAATGGAACACACAACGCTGAGCCTTAGCTCGTTCAATTGGATATGGGCCCAACTATTGAAGAAAAAGCAGGAAAAACAATTATTGGAATCCGTAAAGAACGCCCTAAGTTGGTATAAAGAGAAGATCCGCAATTATCAAAGCGTTCTTCTGGATGAAAAGAATCTATCGGGAGAAATCGATTGGTTACTCTGGAAGGACTATCAAAGAAATTCCGATCAGATGACGGTGGGAAAGAATATTCTAAATAGTATTTCTCATAGTTCTTCCCAGGGTATCGGTCTAGGCTCCTTGCTTACCTATCTAGACCTAGCCGAATTTGCCCTTAAAAAGGACGGTACCGATTGCCTGATTCCGAAGGACTTGATGAAATCAATCCTCGAAAACAAAAACATGATGAGGAGCTGGACAGAAAAATTGGATAAGTTAAAAAGCTTATTCGATTTGAAAGTCGTCCCCGAAACGTTGGATATCGTAGAAGTTCAATCGATCGTCAATAAGACCATCGCCGATTTACACCAAACGGCAAAAATAAAGAATAATCATATTATCTTTATGGATAAACGTCTAGAATACAAAGTAAAATGTAACCGGAAATTCCTTACCTTTTCGATCAAAGAAATTCTAGTAAATGCGATGAAATTTTCTCCGGAGCATTCGAAAATACAAATCATAATGTATCCGGAGGGTTCCATGTTAAACATCGATATCATCAATGAGATCGAAGTCGACAAAAGCGGGATTCGCGGGATTCCGAAACAGTATTCGGAGAGACTATTCGAGCCTTTTTTCAGAATGAATCATACGTATGACGAGCGGTTTCAAGAAGCGGATTTCGGTTTCGGGATCGGCTTGAATTTAGTGCAGAACCTGGCGAAACAAATCGATAATATCGTGAGAATATCCGAAATAAAAGATTATTCTAGCGCGGAACTAGCAAACAAAATAGCGACCGAAATACAATTACCGATTCTTTCAAGGCGGGGAGAACCGAACATTACCGAAGAGGATATTAGTAGGACGCATATCGTAAACAGCAGCCAAAGAGATTAATTGAGTAATTTCGCGGGAAGTTTAAAGCTCATGGAATCCTCTCTGGATTCGGGAAAAAGCTGCACGTTTACGTCCGGGTAGAAGTGACGCAGTTTCTCGATAATCTCATCCACTAAAATCTGCGGAGTTGAAGCTCCGGCGGTAATTCCAAGGGTGTTAATTCGATTGTTTATTAAATATTCCTTATTCAAATCGTCCGCCGACGTGACTTTAAACGAAGCAGGTTTGGACTTTTGCGCCAATTGCAATAACCGCAACGAGTTGGAACTATTATCCGCGCCGATTACCAACATTGCATCGATTGAATCCATCATTTGTGCGACCGCTTCTTGGCGCTCCGTCGTTGCGTAACATATATCGTCTTTCGCCGGATGTTCGACTGTCGGGAACAATTCGGCTATTTTCTTAACGATCAGCTGAGTATCGGCGACCGATAAGGTTGTTTGCATTAAATACGTGATCGGATTTTCCCGATTGATTTTCTCAACGAGCTTTTCCACATCCTCCGGAGATTCCACTAGAAACATCTGTGCTTCACCCATGGTTCCGATCGCTTCGTCGTGTCCTTGGTGACCGATATAAATAATCTGGTAATCTTCCTTATATCTTCTAGCTTTCCTATGAACTCTTGTCACTAACGGACAGGTCGCGTCGCCGATCTGCATATTCCTAAGTTTAGCATCCTCCACGACTGCCGGCGAGACTCCATGAGCGGAAAAAATCACCGTCGCTCCGTCGGGCGCCTCGTCCAGTTCGCTTATGAAACGAATTCCTCGCTTTTTCATATCTTCGACAACGCGCCGGTTGTGGACGATCTCCTTTCGAACATAAATCTGCTCGGAGGATTGCGCTTGTACTTGCTCCACATACGAAATTGCGTATTTTACACCCGCGCAAAAACCTCTGGGATTGGCTAAGTAAATGGTCTGAAGCATACTCGTTTCAGCATGTACGAGACTTCCACTTGGGGCAAGTACTTTCACGGCGGTTTTATTCGGCTCCGAAGGTCCTTTTATTCTATTCGATAACTGCTCCCCGGGTATGCCAGGGTAGTTCCAAAAGGGACATATCCGAAGGAAGTCGGAAGGTTTCTTTTATCGGATTCGCTCGGAAAAAGTATCTACTCGGATTTTACGAATTGGACGATCCAAATGGTGAAGAGGTCAAGGAAGACCTCTAGGAAAGTCACATTCCTCGAAAGAGGATTCGGATTCAAGGAGGAACCGAATGATTATTAACCACAACATAAGCGCCATTTTCGCTCATAGAACATTGAAGTTCAATAGCGAAAGCATGACTAAAGACATTGAAAAACTGTCTTCCGGTATGCGAATCAACCGTGCAGGTGACGACGCTTCCGGTTTGGCAGTGTCCGAGAAAATGAGGACTCAGGTCGGCGGTTTACGCAGGGCGGAACAAAATACCGAGGACGGTATGTCTCTGATCCAAACGGCGGAAGGGTATCTGCAAGAAACCCATGAAGTCGTTCAAAGGATTCGCGTTCTGGCAGTACAAGCCGCGAACGGAATCTATTCCGAGGAAGACCGTCAGCAAATTCAAGTAGAAGTCTCTCAGTTGGTCGACGAGATTGACAGGATTGCTTCTCAGGCCGAATTCAACAAGATGAAGCTTCTTACCGGAGCTTTCGCTCGTTTGAATCCGACCGCAAGTATGTGGTTCCACATGGGTGCTAACATGCACCAGAGAGAAAGGATATACATCGAAACGATGAACACCGCGTCTTTGGGTCTTAGAAACCCGACCGTGTTGACCTTTATCTCTCTTTCTACGGCGGGAAAAGCCAACTCCGTAATAGGATTGGCAGACGATGCACTCAGACTGATCTCTAAGCAGAGAGCGGACCTGGGAGCTTATTACAACCGTTTGGAACATGCCGCTAAGGGGTTGATGAACGCTTACGAAAACATCCAGGCTGCAGAGTCTCGGATCCGTGACACGGATATGGCTGAACAAATGACCAGCTTTACCCGCTATCAGATCTTGACGCAAGCTGCGACCGCGATGCTCGCGCAAGCGAACATGAAACCGCAAACCGTGCTGCAGCTATTGAAGTAATTTAATGGCTCACCGATCGGTTTCTTAGTAGGGGCCGGTCGGGCACGTCCTTAAGCGAATGCAGGTTCTTTCGACGGGACCGACGGATTTATAATTTTGTTATAAATCGCCGTACGACTCTGAAGCCTAACGTTCTTTCAAAGAACCGTTGGGCTTTTTTTTGCCTAAAAAATCTTACGATCGAAATCTAAAAATTTCTTTCTCTCTGTCCGGCAAATGCAAGAACTTCAATTTAGGATAAAAATCGGATTCGCTCCTTCCAATAAAACAGGGTAGATAACCCGCAATCCGGAAATTTCCAAATTGGGTTTCAATCCCGGGAGAATTTTTTGAAGTTCAGATTCGACTCTGTTTTCTTTTTACTTAGTTTATATTTTCTCTTTCTGATTCTAGGTTTAGGCTCGTTTCCTCTGATTGATTGGGATGAGAATATCTACGGAGCTGCGTCCAAAGGAATGTTCGTATCCGGGGATTTTTTTAGAATCACCGTCAACGGTCAGTTATTTACCGAAAAACCGCCTTTGTATTTTTGGCTGGCCGCAATTTCCTATTTTACGTTCGGACTGAACGAATTCGGAACGAGATTTCCTTCCGTTTTAAGCGCAGTGTTAGCTTTCGGAACGATTTATTTTTTTGGAAAACGACTCCGTTCATCCAAGTTCGGGATCATTTGGGCCCTTTTGTATTCTTCTTCTTTACTTCCGTTGGTTCTCGCAAGAACGGCATATATCGATCATCTATTCAATACCTTCATCTTTCTAGGCGCCGTCGGACTTTGTTTATATGATACGGATATACGGAAACAAACTCCCGGAGCTTGGAAATGGCTTATCGCCGCCTCTGCCAGTATGGCCTTAGCCGTTCTCGCGAAAGGTCCTCTAGGTCTCTGCATTCCGGTCGCATCGTTTATAGCGATGAGAATCTTCGAACGAAGATTTCAAATCTCCATCATCCATACCGCAATCGGTGCGGTCGTTTTTATCGGAGCAGTCTCGGTCTATTATTTAACGGATTACCTTCTTCATGGCGAGGAATTCTTACAAGGATTTCTGGAATTCCAGAGAAAGCTATTAACCAAGTCCCTGGAGTCGCATACCGGTCCTTGGTTTTATCATTTCATCGCGGCATTGATCGGATTCTTTCCCTGGACTCCGTTTCTGTTCGCATATATTTCCAAGGGCAGACGAGAAATTTTAAAAGAAGACGGGATTCGCCAGGTTTCGTTGCTAATGATCGCTTGGACAGGAATCGTATTGATTATTTTCTCCATCGTTCAGACCAAGCTTCCCCATTACTCTTCCTCGATTTACTTTCCTCTTTCCTTCTTCACAGCATTGGTTCTGGAACGATTCGGGGCGGAGCTTGTGCTTAAAAAATGGATTATTCTTTCCTTTCTTTCATTTTCTTGCATAGTAAGCGTTTTATTTTTAGGACTTCCGATACTTGCGAATTATTTGATACGATCAGGATTCTCCGATGAAAAAGTATTTCCCGAATTCGGAATTATCGATTCGATTCCCGGTTTAGTTCTTTTAGCAGGGATCTTATTCGCATATTTTCGGGTTAGAAGCGTAACTCCAGGCGATTTATCCGGGAAATTCATCTTTCCGGTCTGGGTAACCTTACTCGTGTTCCTAATTTCTCTTTCAGTGACGCTTGCTCCGAAAGTAATCGATCTGCTCCAGGGGAAAACATTACGATTATTCGATAGAGCCGTTCGAGAAGAAGGAGGGGAGGTCATTTTTTATAAGTATCTTTCCTTTTATCCGATGTTCTATCGGGACCAACCGATCCATATCGTCGGAAGTTATAAATTTAAGGACGAATCGGATTTGCTGAATCATCCTCCTGAAGGGAAGAAACTGTTTATTATCGGAAATGCAAATAGCCAGACGGAATTGATTTTTCTTTACCCGAATCGTAAATTTGTCCCGATAGAAACGGAAGGCGGATTGGTGCTATTACGGGTCTTATAATATCTAAGACGATTCTAACCGTTCGATAATGATCTCGCCCTTTTAAACGCAAGCGGTGAGATCCATCGGAGATCTATTCTTCTTTGTATTTCAATAATTGAAGTTCGAAATTGAATCGTTGAATCTTAGCAACCGTGTGCAAAATCAGTCCGATCGAAAAATTGAGTATGGATGCGATCATTAAACCCGTGGCCAAAATGGCGAGCGGGACATGATATACGTATTTGTATTTCCAATAATCCCATACTGCCTGACTCCCCGAAGCGATCGCGGCAATAAACGCAAGGACCGACAAGAAACCGAAAAAATGCATCGGTTTATAATCCTTAAAAATCCAGAGAATATTATTAACGACTCGATAGCCGTCCCGAAACGTATTCAATTTCGAGAAACTACCGGAAGGTCTATCCTTGTACTGGATCGGAATCTCCCGAATCGCGAACCTTTTATCCAAGGCATGCAAGGTCATTTCGATTTCTAATTCGAAACCGGAAGCTAAAATCGGATAATTCTTTACGAATTTTCTAGAAAATACGCGATACCCGCTCATCGCATCGCGCAGTTTGACGCTGAAAAGAAAATTGATCAGCCTAATGACGAGTTGATTTCCTAAAGAGTGGAACATTCTCTTATTTTCCCGACTATAATCACCCCGACTTAATCTATCGCCGACTACCATATCGAGTTCGTTCTTAATTAATTCGTCCGTCAATTTCCTGACTTCTTCGGCGGGATATGTAGTGTCCGCATCCGACATTATATAAATATCCGCATCCGCTAACGAAAAAGCCTTTCGAACCGCATTGGCTTTTCCCTGTCTATTCTCGAACAAGACCGAACCTTTTATTTTATGTTTCTTAAATGTCTCCGTCGCGATCAGATTTGTTTTATCTTTGGAGTTATTATCCACCACCCAAAAAACGGCATTAGGTAATTCTTTGTAAAAGGAGAGAATCGTTTCGCGAATCGTAATCTCTTCGTTGTAAGCGGGAATGATCACCGCTATACGCTTATCTTTCATAGTATTGCTAATCCGTTACCTTCAAGAACACGAGAATCGTGCTTTCGTAGAAACCAAAAAGTGAGTTAGCTGGAATAAGCAAAGACCTTTTTAAAGCCGAAAAAAAGTTTTATTAAAAATCCTATGGGCAGCAATTAGGTCAATACGCCGCCATGATAACAAACACCGTAACGCCTGAAATGGACCGAATTTAAATGAATTTCCGAAACTGGAAACGATCTCTCCTGGGTATTTTCGCCACAATCATCGTAACCATCTTGGGGTTCAATGCGTGGAGTCTTTTTTTTCTACGTTCGGATATTAAACCGAAATTGATCCCGGATAATATTCAATCCGGAGGACGGGAAATCCAGGATCCCTATCTAAAATCGACTAAACTGAAATGGGTTAAAACTGCAATTCATTTGCATAGCAATCAGGCTTGGTTTACGCCAATCAGAAACTCACCGGAAGAAATCCTAGAGGTTTATTCCAAGAATGGATATCAAATTCTCGCGTTCACGGATTATGAAAGAGTAACTAAAGTAGAATCAAATAAGACGGCCCAAATCCCAGGCTACGAGTGGGGGAGAAATCTTGTAAAGAGGCATCTCACCGTTTTGGGTGTCGAAGAAGCAGACCATGATTTTTTTCCCTTATTCGCTTTTCCCGAAAATATACAATGGGAGATCGATAGTCTTCGGAAAAAAGGCGCATTTGTCGCAATCAATCATCCGCTACTAAACGATAGTTTTCCTCTGGGAATTCTGGAAAGACTAAGAGGATACAATGCAATCGAAGTACTATCACCGTTCGGAGATATACTTACTTATTGGGATCAATTGCTGAGCCTTGGCGTATCTTCTTTCTGCATGGCAGGGGACGACTTGCATTATCTTCCGAAGGAAGAATACTTAAAAGTCGCAAAAACAGGATTTCCTAGCTTACGTCAAATTGCCACCGAGTGGTACGACGAAGATGGTGAATCCCTTATGCGGTACATTCTTTTAAACACGAACTCCGTGGATAAGAACGATGTTCTCGCAGCCCTCAAAGACGGTAATTACGCTTGCGTTAGAAAAATGTCCCGAGTTCTGAGCGATCCAAAGGTTAAAGCTTTCGGAATCCGGAATGGGGGAGAGGTCTTTTACGAATTTGAGGAAACTCCTTTAAGCGTTGATTTTATCGGTAGGAACGGAGAGACATTGTCTAGATCGTACGGCAAGAAAACAGGAACGTATCGGTTTCGTCCGGGAGACTTGTACGTCAGAATACAAGCCTTCTTACCGACTGGTTTAATCTTAAGTAATCCTTTCTATCGAAGGGATATTTCGAACTAGCTCATTCTTATTGTTTACCGGATTCGAGATCCAGCCGGAGCTTTTTTTCTTGACAGATCCGTTTTGGAAACAGTCAGATTAGTTGAAATGGAGTTTTCTCCTAAAAAGACGATCGGTTTCGTACTTGCGCTCGGTTTTGTTGTGCAGATTACCTGCGCCTCTTTAACTAGTCTGTTAGGAGTTTGTCCTGTCGGGACTGCATCGATAGGAATCAAAAGTTCTTCGTCAGGAGATGACCTACCTCCCTGCCACAAATCTTCCCAAGCTGAAGAGAAATCTTCGTCTTCCGATTCCTCCGGAACCGATTGCTGCCAAAAGGGAATGACCGCATCCTTCGAAGCGGCCGCTCACCGAATATCGCTGGAAAAAATAAAATCTCAGTTCATTCACTTATTTTCCGTTCTCCCCATCAGAATCGCCTCTCAAATCATCCTCGAGCAAGGGCGAATCCGTGCCGATGGA
The sequence above is a segment of the Leptospira fainei serovar Hurstbridge str. BUT 6 genome. Coding sequences within it:
- a CDS encoding glycosyltransferase family 2 protein; translated protein: MKDKRIAVIIPAYNEEITIRETILSFYKELPNAVFWVVDNNSKDKTNLIATETFKKHKIKGSVLFENRQGKANAVRKAFSLADADIYIMSDADTTYPAEEVRKLTDELIKNELDMVVGDRLSRGDYSRENKRMFHSLGNQLVIRLINFLFSVKLRDAMSGYRVFSRKFVKNYPILASGFELEIEMTLHALDKRFAIREIPIQYKDRPSGSFSKLNTFRDGYRVVNNILWIFKDYKPMHFFGFLSVLAFIAAIASGSQAVWDYWKYKYVYHVPLAILATGLMIASILNFSIGLILHTVAKIQRFNFELQLLKYKEE
- a CDS encoding flagellin N-terminal helical domain-containing protein, producing MIINHNISAIFAHRTLKFNSESMTKDIEKLSSGMRINRAGDDASGLAVSEKMRTQVGGLRRAEQNTEDGMSLIQTAEGYLQETHEVVQRIRVLAVQAANGIYSEEDRQQIQVEVSQLVDEIDRIASQAEFNKMKLLTGAFARLNPTASMWFHMGANMHQRERIYIETMNTASLGLRNPTVLTFISLSTAGKANSVIGLADDALRLISKQRADLGAYYNRLEHAAKGLMNAYENIQAAESRIRDTDMAEQMTSFTRYQILTQAATAMLAQANMKPQTVLQLLK
- a CDS encoding CehA/McbA family metallohydrolase domain-containing protein, with the protein product MNFRNWKRSLLGIFATIIVTILGFNAWSLFFLRSDIKPKLIPDNIQSGGREIQDPYLKSTKLKWVKTAIHLHSNQAWFTPIRNSPEEILEVYSKNGYQILAFTDYERVTKVESNKTAQIPGYEWGRNLVKRHLTVLGVEEADHDFFPLFAFPENIQWEIDSLRKKGAFVAINHPLLNDSFPLGILERLRGYNAIEVLSPFGDILTYWDQLLSLGVSSFCMAGDDLHYLPKEEYLKVAKTGFPSLRQIATEWYDEDGESLMRYILLNTNSVDKNDVLAALKDGNYACVRKMSRVLSDPKVKAFGIRNGGEVFYEFEETPLSVDFIGRNGETLSRSYGKKTGTYRFRPGDLYVRIQAFLPTGLILSNPFYRRDISN
- a CDS encoding ArnT family glycosyltransferase, which encodes MKFRFDSVFFLLSLYFLFLILGLGSFPLIDWDENIYGAASKGMFVSGDFFRITVNGQLFTEKPPLYFWLAAISYFTFGLNEFGTRFPSVLSAVLAFGTIYFFGKRLRSSKFGIIWALLYSSSLLPLVLARTAYIDHLFNTFIFLGAVGLCLYDTDIRKQTPGAWKWLIAASASMALAVLAKGPLGLCIPVASFIAMRIFERRFQISIIHTAIGAVVFIGAVSVYYLTDYLLHGEEFLQGFLEFQRKLLTKSLESHTGPWFYHFIAALIGFFPWTPFLFAYISKGRREILKEDGIRQVSLLMIAWTGIVLIIFSIVQTKLPHYSSSIYFPLSFFTALVLERFGAELVLKKWIILSFLSFSCIVSVLFLGLPILANYLIRSGFSDEKVFPEFGIIDSIPGLVLLAGILFAYFRVRSVTPGDLSGKFIFPVWVTLLVFLISLSVTLAPKVIDLLQGKTLRLFDRAVREEGGEVIFYKYLSFYPMFYRDQPIHIVGSYKFKDESDLLNHPPEGKKLFIIGNANSQTELIFLYPNRKFVPIETEGGLVLLRVL